The following proteins are co-located in the Salinigranum halophilum genome:
- a CDS encoding alanyl-tRNA editing protein translates to MYSRAPQEPEVRTFEADVTAVEGSTVVLDRTYFYPEGGGQPADRGTLAGEDVVDVQARDGRVEHTLAAAPEAVATVGETVEARIDDDFRTYCMRAHTASHALYGAGRRLLDDLGYGGFGITDEKVRVDFATSTDVDDAVLVELERLVNRAVWDSRAVSWAEIPTEDARARADVAFNTKTEGGVMADSDSVRVVTIDGWDVAACGGTHVSNTREIGPVSVLERSNPGEGLTRVEFAVGDPGIDHRAAVHGAALDAARELGVSVGDLPEEVASLRTENAQLSAALADLEAERLAEHLRSFDAVERAGTTWRVGTVSGADANAVGDVAKRVVDDGVVAAVGDGDRPFVVVASGGTVHAGDVVDSVTGEFGGGGGGGPPFAQGGGLDAAPDEVVAFLRDAAPDAAE, encoded by the coding sequence GTGTACTCACGAGCCCCACAGGAGCCCGAGGTCAGGACGTTCGAGGCCGACGTCACGGCGGTCGAGGGGTCGACCGTCGTCCTCGACAGGACGTACTTCTACCCCGAAGGGGGTGGCCAACCGGCGGACCGCGGAACGCTCGCGGGCGAGGACGTGGTCGACGTACAGGCCCGCGACGGGCGGGTCGAACACACCCTCGCCGCGGCTCCCGAAGCCGTCGCAACCGTCGGCGAGACGGTCGAGGCCCGCATCGACGACGACTTTCGGACCTACTGTATGCGCGCGCACACCGCGAGCCACGCGCTCTACGGCGCGGGTCGGCGACTTCTCGACGACCTCGGCTACGGCGGCTTCGGCATCACTGACGAGAAAGTCCGCGTCGACTTCGCCACCTCGACGGACGTCGACGACGCGGTACTCGTCGAACTGGAGCGCCTCGTGAACCGGGCGGTGTGGGACTCGCGCGCCGTCTCGTGGGCGGAGATTCCCACCGAGGACGCCCGCGCGCGAGCGGACGTGGCGTTCAACACCAAGACCGAAGGCGGGGTGATGGCGGACTCGGACTCGGTCAGAGTCGTGACCATCGACGGCTGGGACGTCGCTGCCTGCGGCGGGACGCACGTCTCGAACACGCGCGAAATCGGCCCCGTCTCGGTGCTCGAGCGGTCCAACCCCGGCGAGGGCCTCACCCGCGTCGAGTTCGCCGTCGGCGACCCCGGCATCGACCACCGTGCCGCCGTCCACGGGGCGGCGCTCGACGCCGCGCGCGAACTCGGGGTCAGCGTCGGCGACCTGCCCGAGGAGGTCGCCTCCCTCCGCACGGAGAACGCCCAGCTCTCGGCGGCGCTCGCCGACCTCGAAGCGGAACGGCTCGCGGAGCACCTCCGTTCGTTCGACGCGGTCGAGCGCGCGGGGACGACGTGGCGGGTCGGCACCGTCTCGGGAGCCGACGCGAACGCGGTTGGTGACGTCGCGAAACGGGTCGTTGACGACGGCGTCGTCGCCGCTGTCGGTGACGGTGACCGCCCCTTCGTCGTCGTCGCGTCCGGCGGGACGGTCCACGCGGGTGACGTCGTCGACAGCGTGACTGGCGAGTTCGGTGGCGGCGGCGGCGGTGGTCCACCGTTCGCACAGGGCGGGGGACTCGACGCTGCACCGGACGAGGTCGTCGCGTTCCTCCGCGACGCGGCCCCCGACGCCGCCGAGTAG
- a CDS encoding helix-turn-helix domain-containing protein, translating into MAKYSTGSGGGGDAGDACELCGKETGDLRRANVAGANLLVCGSCAPHGDQPGGRRGGSSTDATDATDDSAFEGNRKKRAAQRTARLYDKQKGDPSHWEKEGTNYEKDRLPYLVTGYGDRAEEARQAEGLQLAELATELDVEEADLLAVEQGRASRAGVGGSVIRALEKRLDVRLVDE; encoded by the coding sequence ATGGCTAAGTACTCGACAGGCTCGGGTGGCGGCGGCGATGCCGGTGACGCCTGCGAGCTCTGCGGAAAGGAGACCGGCGACCTGCGACGTGCGAACGTCGCGGGCGCCAACCTTCTCGTCTGCGGCTCCTGTGCGCCACATGGCGACCAGCCCGGTGGGAGACGTGGGGGGAGCTCGACCGACGCGACCGACGCGACCGACGACTCGGCGTTCGAGGGCAACCGCAAGAAGCGCGCGGCCCAGCGCACGGCGCGGCTGTACGACAAGCAGAAGGGCGACCCGAGCCACTGGGAGAAGGAGGGGACGAACTACGAGAAGGACCGCCTCCCGTATCTGGTCACCGGCTACGGTGACCGCGCGGAGGAGGCGCGACAGGCCGAGGGGTTACAGCTCGCCGAGCTGGCGACCGAACTCGACGTCGAGGAGGCCGACCTGCTCGCCGTCGAGCAGGGACGAGCGTCGCGGGCCGGCGTCGGCGGGTCGGTCATCCGGGCGCTGGAGAAGCGCCTCGACGTGCGGCTGGTCGACGAGTAA